From Zingiber officinale cultivar Zhangliang chromosome 5B, Zo_v1.1, whole genome shotgun sequence, the proteins below share one genomic window:
- the LOC121986657 gene encoding uncharacterized protein LOC121986657: MDKEWIHLPSRLVPEYEEGVQKFLTQGKKYAKTCEVILCPCKHYKNKKYMKFDQVYDHLIIKGFDPSYTIWVFRGETYNRQYQGEGSSGEFQKDDESREAYHLYKDSFVPEEEVGCTMYEAKDNDFASLLEDVETPLFPGCTTYTKLSIVVTLYNYKSTNGHTDNSLNELLKILGDMLLEKNTLPETVYSMRKLLKPFDLGYEKIHAWPNDCCLFRKELKNLDTCPKCGSSRWKVDKVTTKVFKGVLEKVLRYFPVIPRFKRMFKSKEKAEELIWHSNHKSQDHMMRHPVDSVAWDIINHKWPDFASNPRNLRLGLATDGFNPFGNLSSRYSCWPVILVNYNLPPLMCMMKENLMLTLLIPGPKQPGNDIDVYLEPLIEDLKELWETGVETYDAFSKSMFNLKAILMWTINDFPAYGNLAGCATKGKLGCPICGEDVCSMWLKYSRKFAYMGHRRFLSPNHPFRQKKKWFNGKKKKEKGNLDL, encoded by the coding sequence ATGGATAAGGAATGGATACatttgccttcaaggcttgtaccTGAGTATGAAGAAGGTGTACAAAAATTTCTTACACAAGGTAAGAAATATGCCAAAACATGTGAAGTAATCTTATGCCCTTGCAAGCATTATAAAAACAAAaagtatatgaaatttgaccaagtgtaCGATCACTTAATTATTAAGGGGTTTGATCCTTCTTACACTATTTGGGTCTTCCGTGGAGAAACTTATAACCGACAATATCAAGGTGAAGGTAGTTCAGGAGAATTTCAGAAAGATGATGAAAGTAGAGAGGCATATCACTTATATAAGGATTCCTTTGTGCCAGAAGAAGAGGTTGGATGCACTATGTATGAGGCAAAAGATAACGACTTTGCTAGTTTATTAGAAGATGTAGAAACTCCCCTCTTCCCTGGTTGCACAACTTACACAAAGTTATCAATAGTCGTCACATTATACAATTACAAGTCTACTAATGGTCACACAGACAATAGTTTGAATGAGCTCCTTAAGATCTTAGGTGACATGCTTCTAGAAAAAAACACACTTCCAGAAACTGTTTACTCGATGAGAAAATTGTTAAAACCATTTGATTTAGGATATGAGAAGATTCATGCTTGGCCAAATGATTGTTGTCTATTTCGAAAGGAGCTTAAAAATCTGGATACGTGTCCAAAGTGTGGTTCATCAAGATGGAAGGTGGACAAAGTCACCACCAAAGTTTTTAAAGGGGTTCTAGAAAAGGTGCTACGGTATTTTCCGGTGATACCAAGATTTAAAAGGATgtttaaatcaaaagaaaaggctgaagagttgATTTGGCACTCCAACCACAAAAGTCAAGATCACATGATGCGTCATCCAGTTGATTCAGTAGCTTGGgatataataaatcataaatggcCAGATTTTGCATCAAATCCTAGAAATCTACGCCTTGGCCTTGCAACTGATGGATTCAACCCTTTTGGCAACCTTAGTTctagatatagttgttggcccGTTATTTTGGTAAATTATAACCTTCCTCCATTGATGTGCATGATGAAAGAAAATCTTATGTTGACATTACTAATTCCAGGTCCAAAGCAACCGGGAAATGATATAGATGTATACTTGGAACCCCTTATCGAGGAtttaaaggagttgtgggagacaGGTGTAGAGACGTATGATGCATTCAGCAAGTCAATGTTCAATCTAAAGGCTATTTTGatgtggacaatcaatgattttccagcTTATGGAAACCTAGCTGGATGTGCCACAAAAGGGAAACTTGGTTGCCCAATATGTGGGGAAGACGTATGTTCTATGTGGCTTAAGTATAGCAGAAAGTTTGCATATATGGGCCACAGAAGATTTCTTTCTCCTAATCACCCATTTCGTCAGAAAAAGAAGTGGTTtaatggaaaaaaaaagaaagaaaagggaaacctaGACCTTTGA